GTCCTCCTTGTTCTCCAATAGGACAGCCTATGCCATGGAAGCTCCCTGACTTTTAAAACACCCTCTGAAGCAGCTGCGCTCAGCATTGGTTAATTAGCATTCGCTTTATAGTAAGGCAAAATTGTAAGGCTGTCAATAGCATGAGCATCTAGCTAGCCCCATCGATCGCATTTCTTTAACAGTTGCGATCACAAAATCCAGCATTCGCTCCAGTGGGGTTACGTGAGTTTTGCTAGTGGGTAACGATCGTTTCCGCGATCACATTAAATTATATTGCTTTGGTTGCGCAAGACACAGTCATTTTTAGATTAATACTGCACTGGTATTTGGGGCGATCGCTCGAAATCCGCGCTTTTGCGTTGCCCCTGTACCCGCGACTGCCTTGCTGAGCCCGGCCGCCGCCCCTGCAGCCAGCAACGCATCTTACAATTGCCCTGGCGCGAGCGAGAGCTGCCATCCCAGCCCGAACCCCTGAGCTTCGCCCAGCACGGCTACCGCTACTTCCAGCCCGTGCGGGCTACCTGTTTGCCACCCAGTCCATCGCGGCGCGGCTCAGCGGTTCGGAGGCCCCCTCGAGATAGCCAGACGCCAGCAGTCGCGCATTAAATTCCAGCTCTACGACCCGGACAGCAATGCGTCAACGATCGACAACGGTCGGCGAGCGTTCTACGCTATTGTTGAACCGATTTTTTATCGATAAAGCGGCCTTCAACATATTTGTGTAAGATACTGGAGACGAGTGTCTGATACGGCATTCCTTCTTCGGATGCGATTTTCTGGATTTGGTTAAAATCGCGCTCCGAAATGCGGACGTTGATGCGCTTGTCTTTTTTAAAAGTCGATTTGGCGTAAGCCCGGTGCTTTTCGAGGTCCTTTTGGCGATTGAAAGGACGCTTGAGTTGCCCGCGCTCGAAAGCGTCTAGGAGTTCCGCTTCTTCCGGGTCAAGATTGCTATTTGTTTGGGACATAGTGTTGAGTCGCTTTGCGACTGGGGATAATCGTTTTTAAAACGATTTCTTGCTCGTTTTCGAGGTAGGGCACTAAATAGGCGTAGCCTTCAATAACGACGACGGAGATTCGCTGTCCGGGGTGCTTGGCCTGGTTGGGATGCGCGAAGATATCGATCTCTTGCCCTTGCTCGATTCCCAAAACGACCGTCTCGAATGAAATCCCTCGCTCGGCCTGTAGCTTTTCGTTCTTCTGGGG
This genomic window from Cyanobacteria bacterium QS_8_64_29 contains:
- a CDS encoding antitoxin — encoded protein: MSQTNSNLDPEEAELLDAFERGQLKRPFNRQKDLEKHRAYAKSTFKKDKRINVRISERDFNQIQKIASEEGMPYQTLVSSILHKYVEGRFIDKKSVQQ
- a CDS encoding toxin, whose product is MKYYSWDPQKNEKLQAERGISFETVVLGIEQGQEIDIFAHPNQAKHPGQRISVVVIEGYAYLVPYLENEQEIVLKTIIPSRKATQHYVPNK